GCCGTTCGACACGCCGGCCCGACGCGCAATCTGCGCGATAGTGGCATCATGCATTCCGACATCGTTTACTGCGGCCAACGTGGCATCAATCAACTGCTGCCTTCGTATCGGCTGCATTCCTACTTTTGGCATGGCTCCGACTCTCAAAACAGGTCTTCTGTAAGACGGCGTTTCCTGCCCAAGTATGGCAGTTTTTAGCAAAAATTAAGAAACGTCGCCTGACTATTAAACTTTTTTTTGATTGAACGTTCAATAAAAATTGCATATATTTTATTACCGCTTGGTTACTAAAGTGTAATATTCGGTTGTGGAACTGGCTGATTTTTGTGAGGTATTTAACAAACCTGACCAAAATCAGTGGCTGTAAGCGGTTCCCGCCGCGCAGTGTTTTTTGCTGCGCTAAAGAGTTTCGGCGGTAATTTTTAGAAAGCAAAGGTAATGATTGCCGTCGGGCTGTCTGCCGTATTTCGCCGGAGGTGAACGCCGCCGGCGGAAGACTCGATTCTACTCAGTTGTTAAACACCAGAGGAAGACGATGACAACACACGACACCTCCTCAAAGCCACAGCAGGACAGACTGAACCCTGTGGTTTTCTTCGTCTCGGCGGGGCTGATCCTGGCCTTCTCGCTGATGACGATTTTCTTCACTGATTTATCCGGAACCTGGCTTACCCACACCCTGAACTGGGTGTCCAAAACCTTCGGCTGGTACTATCTGCTGGCCGCCACCCTGTATATCGTATTCGTGGTATGTATCGCCGCCTCGCGTTTTGGTTCGATCAAGCTCGGGCCGGAACAGTCCAAACCTGAATTCAGCCTGATGAGCTGGGCGGCGATGCTGTTCGCCGCCGGGATCGGCATCGACCTGATGTTCTTCTCGGTCGCCGAACCGGTCACGCAATATATGATGCCACCGGAAGGCCAGGGCCAGACGCTGGAAGCCGCACGGCAGGCGATGGTCTGGACGCTGTTCCACTACGGGCTGACCGGCTGGGCGATGTACGCCCTGATGGGGATTGCGCTCGGCTACTTCAGCTACCGCTATAACCTGCCGCTGACCATCCGCTCGGCGCTGTACCCGATCTTCGGCAAGCGCATCAACGGCCCGATCGGCCACAGCGTGGATATCGCTGCGGTGGTCGGCACCATCTTCGGTATCGCCACCACCCTCGGCATCGGCGTGGTGCAGCTGAACTACGGGCTGAAAGTGTTGTTCGACCTGCCGGAAAACCTGACGGTGCAAAGCGCACTGATCCTGCTGTCGGTAGTGATGGCGACCATCTCGGTGACCTCCGGGGTAAATAAAGGCATCCGCATCCTGTCGGAGCTGAACGTCTGGCTGGCGGTCGGCCTGATGGCGTTCGTGCTGTTCTTCGGCGACACCGAGTTCCTGCTCAACGCGCTGGTGCTCAACGTCGGCGATTACATCAACCGCTTTATGGGCATGACGCTCAACAGCTTCGCCTTTGACCGCCCGGTAGAGTGGATGAACAACTGGACGCTGTTCTTCTGGGCCTGGTGGGTTGCCTGGTCGCCGTTTGTCGGCCTGTTCCTGGCGCGTATTTCCCGCGGCCGCACCATCCGCCAGTTTGTGGTCGGCACGCTGATCATCCCGTTCGTGTTTACCCTGCTGTGGCTGTCGATCTTCGGCAACAGCGCGCTGTACCAGATTATCCACGGCAACACCGCGTTCGCTCAGGAAGTGATGCAGTACCCGGCGCACGGCTTCTACAGCCTGCTGGCCCAGTACCCGGCCTTCACCTTCAGCGCCTCGGTCGCCACCATCACCGGCCTGCTGTTTTACGTTACCTCGGCGGACTCCGGCTCGCTGGTGCTCGGTAACTTCACCTCACGGCTGAGCGATATCAATAACGATGCGCCGAACTGGCTGCGTATCTTCTGGTCAGTCACCATCGGCCTGCTGACCATCGGCATGCTGATGACCAACGGCGTCTCCGCGCTGCAGAACGCCACGGTGATTATGGGGCTGCCGTTCAGCTTTGTGATCTTCTTCGTGATGGCCGGGCTGTATAAATCGCTGAAGGTTGAGGATTACCGCAAGGCCGGCGCGCTGAGCACCTCGGCGCCGACGCCGGCCTCCAGCAACGAAGTGCTGAACTGGAAACAACGCCTGTCGCGCGTGATGAACTATCCGGGCACCAAGTACACGCAGAAAATGCTGGATCGCGTCTGCCTCCCGGCGATGCAGGAAGTGGCGCGTGAGCTGGAGCTGCGCGGCGCAAAAGTGGAGTTCAACGAAGTGCCGCCGGTGGAAGAAGAGCGCCTGCCGCACCTGGAGCTGCTGGTGCATCTGGGGGAAGAGCAAAACTTTATCTACCAGATCTGGCCGCAGCGCTATTCGGTACCGGGCTTCACCTATCGCGCTCGTTCCGGCAAGTCGCACTACTACCGTCTGGAAACCTTCCTGATGGAAGGCACCCAGGGCAACGACCTGATGGATTACAGCAAAGAACAGGTGATTGGCGATATTCTCGACCAGTACGAAAAACACCTGAACTTCCTGCATATTCACCGTGAAGCACCGGGCAATACCCTGACCTTCCCGGATATGTAACCGCCGCCGTTACGGCTGCAATTACCCAACGGCGCGTCAGTGATGACGCGCCTTTTTTATTGTCCCAGCGCGGCGCTGCCGGCCATCCCCTGACCATCGTCGTCGATCAGCACATAGCTGACGCTCTCCGGTCGCCCGTCGCGTTGCTCATCCACATCGAGCGTTTTACTGGCGAACGGCGCCAGCATGCCGATCGCCAGCGCCGTCTGTCGGCCGCCGCTATTCAGCTGCGCCTGACCGTAGGTGGCGTACAGCGGCGTCGGGTTGTTCACCGTCAGCATCAGCTTGCCCGGCAGCCGCGTCAGGCTGAAACGCTGACGCGCCGCCAGCTGCTCCGCCTTTTTCTGCAGCCCGGCCGGCCGGTAGAACAGCTTCAGCTGCAGCCGCACCGCCACTTTGAGCGCCGATACGCCCGGCGGCAAATGCGCATCGGTCGGCGGGATTTCATACACGTTCAGCCAGTACAGCGATTCACGATCCGACGGCTGCGCCACCTGCGTCGCCAGCAGACGCAGGTTTTTCTTCTCCCCCGGCTCCAGCCGGAAAATACCCGGCAGCGGCATCACCGGCACCTCGCCCGCCGTTTCCGGCGTTCCGTCCGGCGCGCCGTCATCCACCCAGGTCTGCACCACCACCGGATAGTCGTTGCCGTTGACCAACAGCAGCGAACGTTCGCGATCGGCAGCGGCAAACACCACACGCGACGACTCGACAATCACCCCGGCATACGCCTCACCGCCAAGGTTCAGCAACGCGCAAAGACAGAACATCAGAGATCTCATCATCATTATTGCACCTGAATGATCACCTGGGCGCTGGCGCTCACGCTGCCGGCAGTGATCGTTTTCCCCGGCAGCGCCCGCAGCGTGGCGGTCAGAGTTTTGTTGTAACGGGTCACCCCGTCGGTTACCGCCCCGGCGCTGGCGTCATCCAGCACCGGATACCAGCCGGCGCGGTTACCGCTGGCCACCGCGCCGCTCAAGGTGCTGAGCAGGTTTAATATCGCCCCGCCGGGACGGGAAATCTGGATGCCGACGCCGGTGGCGACGTTCGGGTCGACACCGTAGCCGTCCGACAACAGATAGCCGACGCCGGAGCCGGCGCTGCCTACGCCTTCCGCCACCGCCGCGGCGGCATTCGCCGGGTTGACCAGAATGCCCATCGCCGTCTGGTTGGCGGCGATACCGCTGGCAAACGCACCGACGCCGCTGGTCGCCGGCGTACCGGTCTGACAGTCAAACTGAATGGTTATCGGCATCTGACGGGTTTCACCGGCGCGCAGCTGGGTAGCGGTAATCGGCGTAAAGCGCACCAGCGGCGTCACATTGGTCACCGAGCAGGTGGCGGAGCGGCGAATATACAGCCGGTTATACAGGTTCACCGCGCCGGGCCAGGCGCCGTACCAACCGCTGAATTGCGATAACGAGTCCGCGCCGACACTCAGGGACGGCGACAGCCCGCCGCCCTGAAAGGCGATATAAGTGGCCGGCTGCGACTGCGGATAAACGCCGGTGGTAGTCTTCGGCCCCGTGGAGTTGCTCAGGCGGAACAGCTCCACCTTTGTATCGCTGAAGTTCTTGGCTTTCACCACTATCCATCCCTGCGAATCCGTTTCCAGATCGGTTAACGGCCGCGCCTTCCAGTAGCGGGAATAGTATTCGCCGGTCGCCAGATTGGTCGCCCGCAGCGCCATGCCGTCGGCATAGGTACGGTAGGTTTCCGGCAGACCGGACGCCGCTCCGACCTCCACCTTGCCGGCCCACTCCGAGTCGCCGTTGGTGGCATAGTATTCATACAGCTTACCGGCTTCATCGGCGGTACAACGGAACAGGATCTGATCGGCGCTGTAGCTGCCGGAACCGGCCTCCAGCGCGCTGACGGTGCCGCTGGCGATCAGCGTACCGTCCGGCTGAAACAGGCTGTTATTGATATTTACCGTCGTCGGCAGTGTGCCGATAGAGCCGGAGGTATCGGTCGAGCCGCTCCAGGCGGCGCCGATGCCCTTACTCGGATCGGTATAGTAGTTCGAACTGGCGTTAGTGTTGGTGGCGGTAATCCGGTAGCAGGTTGCCTGCGCCTGACCAAGCCACAAGCTGCCGGCCAGCATCAGCAGCGCGGCGCGCGAGAATATATTCATCATCATTATCCGTTCATTACTGGCCCACGCATGGCAACGCCAGACGATAAAGCGACTGTTTCACAGCCTGACCGCGTAAATCGTAGCGCAGCGTGCACTGCGCGCCGGCCGACTCACCCCATTTCACCCGCAGCGCGCCGCGCTGCTTCAGCGCCCGGGCATAGATCTGATTCCCCTGCCCGACCAGACCAACCACCGCGTTATTGTCATCGTAAACGTTGGCGCCGAGCGGCAGCGCGCCGCCGGACGGGCTGAGTCTGATCAGCAGCGGGTAGCCTTCCAGCGTCTTGAAGCGCACTTTCACCGCCGCCCCGGCATATGGCGCGATGCGCTGCTGGTTCTCCGTCAGTTCGGCGTTGACGTTCTCCGCCCCTTTGGCGTCCAGCGTGACGTCGTTGTAACGGTAAGGCACCAGCGACGGCACAATGGCGTAGCCGAAACGGTCGATCTTCGCCCCCATGCCGTTCATCACTTCCGCGCCGCTGACGCCTTCCGCCTCCACCAGCGCAAAGGTATCGCTCAGGTACGGCCCGAGGGTGACGCCGCCGGCATGCGCCACCAGCGCGCCGCGCGCGCTCAGACCACCCTGGGTGTAATGCTTGCCGTGGGACAGGTTGCCGCCCAGCGTGGCGACCGACGTCTGCTTGGTCAGGTTGGCGCCGAAGCTGCTGCCGGCGCCGGCCGTGTCATACGCGCCATTCAGCGCATAGCTCAGGCTCTGGTCGTCGCCCAGCGTGCCGGACAGCGCCGACTGATAATGGCTATAGCCGCGATCGCCGCTCTGATGGCTGACGCCGGCCGACAGAATCGGCGACCGCGAGCCGCTGCCCAACGGCAGTGACACTGACAGCATCACCACGTTTTGCGTCGTGCCGCTCGCAACATAGGTCGCATCCTGCAGGCCATAGCGGGTGCTGCCGGTCTGCTGACGGCTGAGCGACAGGTTATAGCTGAGGCTGCGGTAGCTGTGCGAATACGCCAGTTGGTATTGCGTGTCGCGCCCGCGGCCGCCGCGGTAGCTGCTGGTCGAACCGGAAAAATAGAGCTGGCCGTACGCTCCCAGCCCCTGACTGACGGTGGCGACAAACTGCTCGCTCTGCTGATAGGTGCTGGAGCTCCAGACCGCATCGCGATCGCGCGCGTTGCGCAGTCCCAGCACGTCGCCCAGATCGCGGTAGCCTTCGGTGGAATAACGGTAACCCGCCAGCGCCAGCGTGGTGTTGGTGGGGGTAAAGGTACGGCTGTAGGTAGCGCCGACACGCCAGCCGTCCAGCGTATCGCCCCACATATCGGCACGCGAATACACCGCGTTGACCCCCAGCGCGCCGTAGCGGCTGGCCAGCACCGCGCCGCCGAGCAATGCCTGATAACCGTCGGCAATGCGTACGCCGCTGTTGGCGGTCACGGCGTTGCTCAACCCGCTCTGGTAGCTGAGTTCGGCGAACATATCATCGCTGTCGCCCAGGTTGCGCACCTGCCCGGCCGACAGGTTGAAGCGTGAGCGTCCCGGGCGCAAAGAGTCCGGCACCGCCGAAAACGGCACGGTAAATGACGACACCCGGCCGTCAGCCTCCTGAATCTCCACCACCAGATCGCCCTGGTAACTGGTGGGATAGAGATCGTCAATCACAAAGGCGCCCGGCGCCACCGTGGTCTGATAAATCTGCGTACCGGCCTGCGTGATGCTCACTTTGGCGGTGGTCGAGGCCACGCCGCGGATGGTCGGCGCATAGCCGCGCTGCGACTCCGGCAGCATGCGATCGTCAGTTTCCAGCCGCACGCCGCGAAAGCCGAGGCTGCTGAACAGGCTGCCGGAGGTAAAACTGTCCCCCAACGTCAGCTGACTGTTTATCACCGGCAGCGGCCGTTGCAGGTAGGTGCGCACCGATTTCCAGCTGCTGAGCGCGGCGCTGTGATCGCTGGTATAGCGGGTATAGCTCGACTGCTGACGCAGCTGCCACAGCCCCAGGTTAAAGCCGGCATTCAGTCCGAGGTAGGTCGAGTCGCTGGTCGTGCCGCTGCTTTTGCTGCGGTAATAGTTGCTGTCGTAGTTGACGAACCCCAGCGTTTCGCCGACCGACAGCTCCGCAAGCGGCACCGTACCGCGCGCTACGCGCTTCATCAGCGCCTGCGGCACGGAGATATCCAGCCGCAGACGGGCAAAATCAAAGCGGCTGTCGGCGCCGGCGACCTGCTGCTCCAGACGCAGACAGGGTTCAGCGGCCGACTGTTCGGCGCTGCTTTTGATGCTGTCCGGTAAAATACCGGCGGCGATCAGCGCGTTGCGGCTGAAACAGGGGGCAACCGCATCCTGGCCGGGCAGCGCGGCAAACCTCAGCGTCTGGCGGGAGAGAAAAGCGCCGTTGATAAATATATCGACCTGGTAGTCGCCCGGCGTCACCGTATTTGCGCGGTTAAAGCGGGCAAGGCTCTGCTGCCCTGCGCTGCCCACCAGCATGCTGTCATCAAATTCAAACTGACCAGCGCCGGCCGCAAGCGGCATCAGCAACCCCAGCGCCAACGCCAGCGGCTTCAGGCGCGCGCCGCAGCCAGGCATCACGCCTGGCGACGCACTCTCCCGC
The nucleotide sequence above comes from Serratia rhizosphaerae. Encoded proteins:
- a CDS encoding choline transporter, translating into MTTHDTSSKPQQDRLNPVVFFVSAGLILAFSLMTIFFTDLSGTWLTHTLNWVSKTFGWYYLLAATLYIVFVVCIAASRFGSIKLGPEQSKPEFSLMSWAAMLFAAGIGIDLMFFSVAEPVTQYMMPPEGQGQTLEAARQAMVWTLFHYGLTGWAMYALMGIALGYFSYRYNLPLTIRSALYPIFGKRINGPIGHSVDIAAVVGTIFGIATTLGIGVVQLNYGLKVLFDLPENLTVQSALILLSVVMATISVTSGVNKGIRILSELNVWLAVGLMAFVLFFGDTEFLLNALVLNVGDYINRFMGMTLNSFAFDRPVEWMNNWTLFFWAWWVAWSPFVGLFLARISRGRTIRQFVVGTLIIPFVFTLLWLSIFGNSALYQIIHGNTAFAQEVMQYPAHGFYSLLAQYPAFTFSASVATITGLLFYVTSADSGSLVLGNFTSRLSDINNDAPNWLRIFWSVTIGLLTIGMLMTNGVSALQNATVIMGLPFSFVIFFVMAGLYKSLKVEDYRKAGALSTSAPTPASSNEVLNWKQRLSRVMNYPGTKYTQKMLDRVCLPAMQEVARELELRGAKVEFNEVPPVEEERLPHLELLVHLGEEQNFIYQIWPQRYSVPGFTYRARSGKSHYYRLETFLMEGTQGNDLMDYSKEQVIGDILDQYEKHLNFLHIHREAPGNTLTFPDM
- a CDS encoding fimbrial biogenesis chaperone, translating into MMMRSLMFCLCALLNLGGEAYAGVIVESSRVVFAAADRERSLLLVNGNDYPVVVQTWVDDGAPDGTPETAGEVPVMPLPGIFRLEPGEKKNLRLLATQVAQPSDRESLYWLNVYEIPPTDAHLPPGVSALKVAVRLQLKLFYRPAGLQKKAEQLAARQRFSLTRLPGKLMLTVNNPTPLYATYGQAQLNSGGRQTALAIGMLAPFASKTLDVDEQRDGRPESVSYVLIDDDGQGMAGSAALGQ
- a CDS encoding fimbrial protein; translation: MMMNIFSRAALLMLAGSLWLGQAQATCYRITATNTNASSNYYTDPSKGIGAAWSGSTDTSGSIGTLPTTVNINNSLFQPDGTLIASGTVSALEAGSGSYSADQILFRCTADEAGKLYEYYATNGDSEWAGKVEVGAASGLPETYRTYADGMALRATNLATGEYYSRYWKARPLTDLETDSQGWIVVKAKNFSDTKVELFRLSNSTGPKTTTGVYPQSQPATYIAFQGGGLSPSLSVGADSLSQFSGWYGAWPGAVNLYNRLYIRRSATCSVTNVTPLVRFTPITATQLRAGETRQMPITIQFDCQTGTPATSGVGAFASGIAANQTAMGILVNPANAAAAVAEGVGSAGSGVGYLLSDGYGVDPNVATGVGIQISRPGGAILNLLSTLSGAVASGNRAGWYPVLDDASAGAVTDGVTRYNKTLTATLRALPGKTITAGSVSASAQVIIQVQ
- a CDS encoding fimbria/pilus outer membrane usher protein, giving the protein MQTTITYSGSARESASPGVMPGCGARLKPLALALGLLMPLAAGAGQFEFDDSMLVGSAGQQSLARFNRANTVTPGDYQVDIFINGAFLSRQTLRFAALPGQDAVAPCFSRNALIAAGILPDSIKSSAEQSAAEPCLRLEQQVAGADSRFDFARLRLDISVPQALMKRVARGTVPLAELSVGETLGFVNYDSNYYRSKSSGTTSDSTYLGLNAGFNLGLWQLRQQSSYTRYTSDHSAALSSWKSVRTYLQRPLPVINSQLTLGDSFTSGSLFSSLGFRGVRLETDDRMLPESQRGYAPTIRGVASTTAKVSITQAGTQIYQTTVAPGAFVIDDLYPTSYQGDLVVEIQEADGRVSSFTVPFSAVPDSLRPGRSRFNLSAGQVRNLGDSDDMFAELSYQSGLSNAVTANSGVRIADGYQALLGGAVLASRYGALGVNAVYSRADMWGDTLDGWRVGATYSRTFTPTNTTLALAGYRYSTEGYRDLGDVLGLRNARDRDAVWSSSTYQQSEQFVATVSQGLGAYGQLYFSGSTSSYRGGRGRDTQYQLAYSHSYRSLSYNLSLSRQQTGSTRYGLQDATYVASGTTQNVVMLSVSLPLGSGSRSPILSAGVSHQSGDRGYSHYQSALSGTLGDDQSLSYALNGAYDTAGAGSSFGANLTKQTSVATLGGNLSHGKHYTQGGLSARGALVAHAGGVTLGPYLSDTFALVEAEGVSGAEVMNGMGAKIDRFGYAIVPSLVPYRYNDVTLDAKGAENVNAELTENQQRIAPYAGAAVKVRFKTLEGYPLLIRLSPSGGALPLGANVYDDNNAVVGLVGQGNQIYARALKQRGALRVKWGESAGAQCTLRYDLRGQAVKQSLYRLALPCVGQ